In Trichoderma asperellum chromosome 1, complete sequence, a single window of DNA contains:
- a CDS encoding uncharacterized protein (TransMembrane:1 (i116-137o)~EggNog:ENOG41~CAZy:GH76), giving the protein MSPQGDATTDAAAWLGRYEDAIGMDATVRPGSPGPESWVPLAPNQRMAAAGPGISDKAAIAGYQYQKSCGNPAEPPSYYHHGSKSGPLSPNSPYPNARLRSDPLRSFSLAYLIHKLCLVFVFLSIALLVSGLLPIYAPETHAVPHDVSPSSSSSSSSSSSSSYFPSKTQLPAPQLEQLAFVSHPHTLFSYYIMAVPSWLWRHALAYSAVLSSLLNPTHAAPSTPLSATNYVANSVTAIRELNNAWYDTETGLWNSAWWNSGNAFTILADFAQLRLNEANQLNVGGFLRNTYNQAQLTTVNVAKVVNAVGLPTSTHCINGKGCHATVSSSSLEKRGFADFLDDFYDDEGWWALGLIHAHDATGDQDYLDSAIEIFNDMQTGAGTPCGGGIYWSKDRTYVNAIANELYLSVAASLANRVPSNTTYLQLAKAQWKWFQGSGMINSNSLINDGLDSNCKNNGLTTWSYNQGVILGGLSELARATGEPSYLATAAAIANAAINTLSNSNGILVEADHCELASGNCGLDGQQFKGVFIRNLRYLNDLAPNDNFKNFILRNAQSIWNNDRNSDNMLGVAWAGPYVAATGPSHSSALDALVAAIAVS; this is encoded by the exons ATGTCCCCTCAGGGCGACGCCACTACCGATGCGGCAGCATGGCTTGGCCGTTATGAAGACGCCATCGGCATGGACGCCACTGTGCGGCCTGGTTCGCCGGGCCCTGAATCCTGGGTGCCTCTGGCGCCGAACCAACGAATGGCAGCCGCCGGCCCTGGTATAAGCGATAAAGC TGCTATCGCCGGCTACCAGTACCAAAAGAGTTGCGGCAACCCTGCCGAGCCGCCAAGCTATTACCATCATGGATCCAAATCTGGACCCCTGTCTCCAAACTCTCCATATCCCAATGCCCGTCTTCGCTCAGACCCGCTCAGGAGCTTCTCCCTCGCGTACCTGATTCACAAGCTTTGTTTGGTGTTCGTGTTTCTATCCATTGCTTTGTTGGTCTCCGGTTTATTACCTATTTATGCCCCCGAAACCCATGCTGTTCCTCACGAtgtttctccatcttcttcttcttcctcatcttcttcttcttcctcttcttatTTCCCTTCTAAGACGCAACTACCAGCTCCTCAGCTGGAACAGTTAGCCTTCGTTTCTCACCCTCacactcttttttcttattacATCATGGCTGTTCCAAGCTGGCTCTGGAGGCACGCCTTGGCCTACTCAGCCGTTCTTTCGTCACTCCTTAACCCTACTCACGCCGCTCCTTCTACTCCTCTTTCTGCAACCAACTATGTTGCCAACTCCGTCACAGCCATTCGAGAGCTGAATAATGCATGGTACGATACCGAGACTGGTCTCTGGAACAGTGCCTGGTGGAACAGTGGCAATGCCTTCACCATCTTGGCCGACTTTGCACAGCTGAGACTTAATGAGGCCAACCAGCTCAACGTTGGTGGCTTTCTTCGCAACACCTATAATCAGGCTCAGTTAACCACTGTTAACGTCGCCAAGGTTGTGAATGCCGTGGGTCTTCCCACGTCTACCCATTGCATTAATGGCAAAGGGTGCCATGCCACCGtctcctcctcatctctcGAAAAACGGGGGTTTGCTGATTTCCTCGATGACTTCTATGATGATGAGGGATGGTGGGCTCTTGGCCTGATTCATGCCCATGATGCCACTGGGGACCAGGACTACCTCGATTCAGCCATCGAAATCTTCAACGATATGCAAACCGGCGCAGGAACTCCCTGTGGTGGAGGCATCTACTGGAGCAAAGACCGCACCTATGTCAACGCTATCGCTAACGAACTGTATCTTTCTGTTGCCGCTTCCCTTGCCAACCGTGTACCCTCCAATACCACCTATCTTCAGTTGGCAAAGGCTCAGTGGAAGTGGTTCCAGGGCAGCGGCATGATCAACTCCAACAGCCTCATCAACGACGGTCTCGACTCCAACTGCAAGAACAACGGGCTGACCACCTGGTCCTATAACCAGGGCGTTATCCTCGGTGGTCTAAGCGAGCTCGCCCGTGCTACCGGAGAACCATCTTACCtcgccaccgccgctgccattgctAATGCCGCTATCAACACCCTTTCAAATTCGAATGGCATCCTGGTCGAGGCGGACCACTGCGAGCTTGCATCAGGCAACTGTGGCCTGGATGGCCAGCAGTTCAAGGGCGTCTTTATACGCAACCTCCGATACCTCAATGACTTGGCCCCGAACGATAACTTTAAGAATTTCATCCTTCGCAATGCTCAATCCATATGGAACAACGATCGCAACAGCGACAATATGCTCGGCGTCGCCTGGGCGGGCCCATATGTGGCGGCTACGGGGCCGTCCCACAGCAGTGCTCTAGACGCCCTAGTGGCGGCGATTGCTGTTTCATAA
- a CDS encoding uncharacterized protein (EggNog:ENOG41), whose translation MSGLEALSLVCSIMQVISFTKELITTCKDIYEGRATADDQLQENTASIKSLLDDMNQCSGSVQQRTQNERDLHEIARKCSIAAQDLETEIQRLTRYHKPGNVVKALVGGIKSITRERKIKELSKSFRQYQETLETHILARICTKTDALQIQQRDNFKELSGTLQHFISQIAAGHTDVANLINRHGNETKQQIQQSEMGVKTLINARHVEADMEAKRNRLLQSLKFESMNARRTEIKIANEATYVSFFKSLEFENEPTSGSAAVAWVNFVKWLESDEQCFWIQGKPGAGKSTLVKFLLQQENTKKALDKWNHNSIIVSHFFWKPGNILQRNFRGLLCSLNHHLLSAEPSLIDQILSEFKSTRENDSIGDWELSHLMDIFKYTLANCNRPIFFLIDGVDEAIDAEEVLKFLTSSITLRNTKWCISSRGEDIFQQAFSEYNGFKLHEYTRDDMFNFARKEIQRTLRSIQEYENTYPKDFLTELQYSLVNKAEGVYLWLVLALESIKRGLRHNDRKDVILSRLRKLPTGLEELYADMWGRLAFGIGKELFRYDEKRIYQNCWTPYYSS comes from the exons ATGTCTGGACTCGAGGCTCTTTCGCTAGTCTGCAGCATCATGCAGGTTATTTCCTTTACCAAAGAGCTCATCACGACCTGCAAAGACATTTACGAGGGCCGCGCTACAGCCGATGATCAGCTGCAAGAGAACACGGCATCAATCAAGAGTTTATTGGATGATATGAATCAATGTTCTGGCTCTGTTCAACAACGCACCCAAAATGAAAGAGATCTTCATGAGATAGCTCGAAAGTGCAGCATCGCAGCTCAAGATCTGGAAACCGAAATACAGCGACTCACTCGATATCATAAGCCTGGAAATGTTGTGAAGGCACTTGTGGGAGGAATCAAATCGATTACACGTGAAAGAAAGATTAAAGAGCTTTCTAAAAGTTTTCGCCAATACCAAGAAACTTTAGAGACGCATATACTGGCTCGTATATG CACGAAGACCGATGCATTGCAGATTCAACAACGAGACAATTTTAAAGAGCTATCGGGGACTTTGCAGCATTTCATTTCCCAGATCGCAGCTGGTCACACTGACGTGGCTAATCTTATAAACCGACACGGAAATGAAACCAAGCAACAAATACAACAATCCGAGATGGGTGTAAAAACTCTAATCAACGCGCGCCACGTCGAGGCGGATATGGAAGCGAAGCGAAATCGCCTCCTTCAGAGCCTAAAATTCGAGTCCATGAATGCACGGCGCACTGAAATCAAGATTGCAAATGAAGCGACATATGTCTCATTTTTTAAATCACTTGAATTTGAAAATGAACCGACTTCTGGATCTGCTGCAGTAGCTTGGGTAAATTTTGTCAAATGGCTTGAATCTGATGAGCAATGTTTTTGGATTCAGGGAAAGCCAGGTGCGGGCAAAAGCACGCTCGTAAAGTTTCTACTTCAACaagaaaatacaaaaaaagcgCTTGATAAATGGAACCATAACTCTATCATTGTTTCTCACTTCTTTTGGAAGCCAGGAAATATTCTACAGAGAAATTTCAGGGGATTGCTGTGTTCTttaaatcatcatcttctgtCAGCCGAACCAAGTCTCATTGATCAGATATTATCAGAATTTAAGTCTACCAGAGAGAACGACTCAATAGGAGACTGGGAGCTCTCACACTTGATGGACATCTTCAAATACACATTGGCAAATTGCAATAgaccaattttttttcttatcgaCGGCGTTGATGAAGCGATTGATGCAGAGGAAGTTCTCAAATTTTTAACATCTAGCATCACCTTGCGCAACACCAAATGGTGTATTTCTAGCCGCGGTGAAGATATATTCCAGCAGGCCTTCTCCGAGTACAATGGCTTCAAACTCCACGAATACACTAGAGATGATATGTTCAATTTTGCTAGGAAAGAGATTCAACGCACGCTAAGAAGCATCCAAGAATATGAGAATACGTATCCAAAGGATTTTTTGACGGAATTGCAATACTCTCTAGTAAATAAAGCAGAGGGTGTTTATCTTTGGCTAGTCCTAGCACTTGAAAGTATCAAAAGAGGACTTCGGCACAACGATAGGAAAGACGTTATACTATCTCGCTTAAGAAAACTGCCAACCGGACTCGAAGAGCTATATGCGGATATGTGGGGCAGACTAG CTTTCGGAATTGGAAAAGAATTGTTCAGATATGACGAAAAGCGTATCTATCAAAACTGCTGGACTCCTTACTACTCAAGCTAA